In Magnetococcales bacterium, a genomic segment contains:
- the recJ gene encoding single-stranded-DNA-specific exonuclease RecJ produces the protein MNAFPEHVANLSFLGRLWERRAVAGLHHEHVARELGLSDLLAPLLAARNLETVALAQNYLQPKFQHLAEPLSIRDMERAIQRVAKALREGEAIAIFGDYDVDGATSTALLVRYFRALGVAVRVYVPDRLDEGYGPNVQAMRQLAAEGIRLVITVDCGISSFDAMEEAASVNMDVIVTDHHQLVDDRLPVAVAIVNPNRTDDPFPHKELAGVGLAFYLVMALNRFLREQGWFGTTRPEPDLKPLLELVAVGTVADVARLVGLNRLLVAAGLRESSKLKNPGLQALVQQAGLNRTADKGISPGQIGFQLGPRINAGGRLGQGILGSELLSSEDPVRIGEIVQILENANRERQAIEQRILAEALRMIEEQNLMNRRLGWVLASPGWHPGVVGIVASRIAERFYRPTFIVALDAAKGEGKGSGRSVRNVDLFAAVAAAGKHLQRFGGHRAAAGITVAMEQLDLFTEAFDQAVRTQNDPRLFQPVLMYDAILPLVVLNLELIRHIQKFQPFGMGNSEPILVLSQVHIENPTILKERHIKCWLTHGGGRVETLGFGLLPGPLGERLLTERGPIDVAGTVSVNSYRNRDQVQFLIKDARPATLA, from the coding sequence ATGAACGCTTTTCCGGAACATGTTGCCAATCTTTCCTTCCTGGGGAGGTTGTGGGAACGCCGGGCAGTGGCAGGGCTTCACCATGAACATGTGGCCCGGGAGTTGGGCCTGTCCGATCTTCTCGCCCCCCTTCTGGCAGCACGCAATCTGGAAACGGTGGCACTGGCCCAAAACTACCTGCAACCCAAATTTCAACATCTGGCCGAACCGTTGTCGATTCGCGACATGGAGCGGGCCATCCAGAGGGTGGCCAAGGCGTTGCGAGAGGGTGAAGCCATCGCCATCTTTGGTGATTATGATGTGGACGGGGCTACATCTACGGCCTTGCTGGTGCGCTATTTTCGGGCCTTGGGTGTGGCGGTGCGCGTCTATGTCCCGGATCGCCTGGACGAAGGGTACGGTCCCAATGTGCAGGCCATGCGCCAACTGGCTGCCGAAGGCATCCGTCTGGTGATCACCGTGGATTGCGGCATCTCCTCCTTTGACGCCATGGAAGAGGCTGCCAGTGTCAACATGGATGTCATTGTGACCGATCACCATCAACTGGTCGATGACCGGTTGCCGGTGGCTGTGGCGATTGTCAACCCGAACCGGACTGATGACCCCTTTCCTCACAAGGAGTTGGCCGGCGTTGGTCTGGCTTTTTACCTGGTCATGGCCCTGAACCGGTTTTTGCGTGAGCAGGGCTGGTTTGGCACCACCCGCCCCGAACCCGATCTCAAACCCTTGCTGGAGCTGGTGGCCGTGGGGACCGTCGCGGATGTGGCCCGCCTGGTCGGGTTGAACCGGCTTCTGGTTGCTGCCGGTCTGCGCGAGAGCAGCAAGCTGAAAAATCCCGGTCTGCAAGCCCTTGTGCAACAGGCGGGTCTCAACCGCACGGCAGACAAGGGCATTTCGCCTGGCCAGATCGGTTTTCAATTGGGGCCCCGGATCAATGCCGGTGGTCGGCTGGGGCAGGGTATTCTCGGATCGGAATTGTTGAGCAGCGAAGATCCGGTCCGCATCGGGGAGATTGTCCAGATTCTCGAAAACGCCAATCGTGAACGGCAGGCCATCGAACAACGCATTCTGGCCGAGGCCCTGCGGATGATCGAGGAACAGAATCTCATGAACCGGCGTCTGGGTTGGGTCCTGGCCAGTCCGGGTTGGCATCCCGGTGTGGTCGGCATTGTTGCTTCGCGTATCGCCGAACGCTTTTACCGTCCGACCTTCATTGTGGCCCTGGATGCGGCCAAGGGCGAAGGCAAAGGCTCGGGACGTTCCGTGCGCAATGTGGACCTTTTTGCTGCTGTGGCCGCTGCCGGCAAACATTTGCAACGTTTCGGCGGTCATCGGGCTGCCGCCGGCATCACCGTTGCCATGGAGCAACTGGATCTTTTTACGGAAGCTTTCGATCAGGCCGTGCGCACCCAGAATGATCCCAGGTTGTTCCAGCCAGTTCTCATGTATGATGCCATCCTTCCCCTGGTGGTTTTGAACCTGGAATTGATCAGACACATCCAGAAATTCCAGCCCTTCGGCATGGGCAATTCCGAACCCATTCTTGTTCTGTCGCAAGTCCACATCGAAAACCCGACCATCCTGAAAGAACGCCACATCAAATGTTGGCTGACCCATGGGGGAGGGCGCGTGGAAACCCTGGGGTTTGGTCTTCTGCCCGGTCCCCTGGGGGAACGATTGTTGACGGAGCGAGGCCCCATTGACGTGGCCGGAACCGTGAGCGTGAACAGTTACCGGAATCGTGATCAGGTCCAGTTTTTGATCAAGGATGCCCGTCCGGCAACCCTCGCCTGA